A window of Peromyscus eremicus chromosome 7, PerEre_H2_v1, whole genome shotgun sequence contains these coding sequences:
- the Jrkl gene encoding jerky protein homolog-like: MSGKRKRVVLTIKDKLDIIKKLEDGGSSKQLAVIYGIGETTVRDIRKNKEKIITYASSSDSTSLLAKRKSMKPSMYEELDRAMLEWFNQQRAKGNPVSGPICAKRAEFFFYALGMDGDFNPSAGWLTRFKQRHSIREINIRNERLNGDETAVEDFCNNFRDFIKRENLQPEQIYNADETGLFWKCLPSRTAVIKGKCTAPGHNSFEERVTVLCCTNATGLHKLKLCVVGKAKKPRSFKSTDTLNLPVSYFSQKGAWMDLSIFRQWFDKIFVPQVREYLRSKGLQEKAVLLLDNSPTHPNENVLRSDDGQIFAKYLPPNVASSIQPLDQGVIATMKRNYRAGLLQNNLEEGNDLKSFWKKLTLLDALYEIAMAWNLVKPVTISRAWKQILPAIEEKEGLDFDEEDISGATVATILQHTKGLENVTLENMEKWLEIDSTEPGYEVLTDSEIIRRAQGQTDDSSENDEDGIELIPEKHINHTAALQWTENLLDYLEQQGDMILPDRLVIRKLRATIRNKQKMTNSSQ, translated from the coding sequence ATGTCAGGGAAGCGGAAGCGGGTGGTGTTGACTATTAAAGATAAACTCGATATAATAAAGAAACTCGAAGATGGAGGCTCTTCCAAGCAGTTGGCGGTGATATACGGAATTGGCGAAACAACAGTTAGggatataagaaaaaataaggaaaagattATAACTTATGCAAGCAGCTCTGATTCCACAAGTCTTCTGGCTAAGAGAAAATCTATGAAGCCATCTATGTATGAGGAACTAGACAGAGCAATGTTAGAATGGTTCAATCAGCAGCGAGCGAAAGGGAATCCCGTATCTGGACCAATTTGTGCCAAACGGGCAGAGTTCTTTTTCTACGCTTTGGGAATGGATGGTGATTTTAACCCTTCCGCTGGATGGTTAACCCGCTTTAAGCAGCGGCACAGCATTAGAGAGATTAACATTAGAAATGAAAGATTAAATGGAGATGAGACTGCTGTGGAAGATTTTTGTAACAACTTTAGAGATTTTATCAAACGGGAGAATTTGCAGCCAGAGCAGATCTACAATGCAGATGAGACTGGACTCTTTTGGAAGTGCCTACCTTCCAGGACTGCAGTAATTAAAGGTAAATGCACTGCCCCTGGGCACAACTCGTTTGAAGAAAGAGTCACTGTTTTGTGCTGTACCAACGCAACAGGCTTACACAAACTTAAACTTTGTGTTGTGGGTAAAGCAAAGAAACCTCGCTCCTTCAAGTCCACTGACACCTTAAACCTGCCTGTGTCTTATTTCAGCCAGAAAGGTGCATGGATGGATCTCTCCATTTTCCGGCAATGGTTCGATAAGATTTTTGTACCTCAGGTTCGAGAGTACTTAAGATCTAAAGGCTTACAGGAAAAAGCCGTGCTCTTGCTGGATAATTCCCCAACACATCCAAATGAAAATGTCCTGAGGTCAGATGATGGCCAGATATTTGCAAAATATTTACCACCTAATGTAGCTTCATCGATTCAGCCCTTGGATCAGGGAGTCATAGCAACCATGAAAAGAAACTATCGAGCAGGTCTTCTCCAGAACAATTTGGAAGAAGGTAATGACCTGAAGTCATTCTGGAAGAAGCTGACTCTGTTGGATGCACTTTATGAGATAGCAATGGCATGGAACTTAGTAAAGCCAGTTACCATTAGCAGAGCTTGGAAACAGATTCTTCCTGcaatagaggaaaaagaaggtTTGGACTTCGATGAAGAAGATATTTCTGGGGCTACTGTGGCCACCATTTTACAGCATACCAAAGGACTGGAGAATGTGACTCTGGAAAATATGGAAAAGTGGCTTGAGATTGACAGTACTGAGCCAGGTTACGAAGTATTAACTGACAGTGAAATCATCAGAAGAGCCCAAGGCCAGACAGATGATTCCAGTGAAAACGATGAGGATGGAATTGAACTGATTCCAGAGAAACACATAAATCATACAGCTGCTCTCCAGTGGACTGAGAATTTATTAGATTATCTAGAACAACAAGGTGATATGATTCTACCTGACAGACTGGTAATACGGAAACTTAGAGCCACCatcagaaataaacagaaaatgacaAACTCAAGTCAATAG